The genomic DNA TTAAATTGATCGCGTAGCAAGTCCAACAGAGTGTTGTTCAGCTCTTCAACAGACTTTTCACGAAGATCTTTAGTGTTCATCACATCACCTGTCGTTTAACGAATGTAGTAGCAATAGGAATCTTTGCAGCCGCTAAAGCAAATGCTTCGCGTGCAATCTCTTCACTAACGCCTTCCATTTCGTATAGAACTTTACCTGGTTGAATCTGGCATACCCAGTATTCAACGTTACCCTTACCTTTACCCTGACGAACCTCTAGAGGCTTCTGAGTAATCGGCTTATCTGGGAATACACGAATCCAGATTTTACCACCACGTTTAATATGACGAGTCATAGCACGACGTGCGGCTTCAATCTGACGGGCAGTAATACGACCACGGCCAGTTGCTTTAAGTGCATATTCTCCAAAGCTTACTTTGCTTCCGCGAAGTGCAAGACCGCGATTACGGCCCTTCATCATCTTGCGGAATTTCGTACGTTTAGGCATTAACATTGAACGTACTCCTTATCGCTTCGCGTTTTTCTTAGGTGCTGCTTTTGCTTTCGCATTGGCGCGTACTTCTTCAATACCGCCTAAAACTTCACCTTTGAAAATCCAAACTTTAATACCGATAATACCGTAAGTGGTATTAGCTTCGGCAGTAGCATAATCAATATCAGCACGTAAGGTATGCAAAGGTACGCGACCTTCCATGTACCACTCTGCACGAGCAATTTCAGCACCGCCTAAACGGCCGCTTACTTGTACACGAATACCTTGAGCACCGCCTCGCATAGCGTTCTGCATAACGCGCTTCATCGCACGGCGGAACATTACACGGCGCTCTAGCTGACCCGCAATAGAGTGGGCAACTAACTTACTGTCAAGATCTGGCTTACGAATCTCTTCGATGTTGATGTGGACAGGAATGCCCATCATTGCTGTCAATTCTTGACGCAATACTTCAACATCTTCACCTTTCTTACCGATCACAATACCTGGACGAGCGGTATGAATTGAGATTTTCGCATTCTGAGCAGGTCGTTCAATAACGATCTTGCTTACAGAAGCCTTTTCTAATTTCTTCTCTAAAAAGCTACGAACTTCAATGTCGTTCAATAGTTTCTTCGAGTACGTATCACTTCCCGCATACCAGACCGAGTTATGGTCTTTAGTGATGCCGAGTCGGATACCAGTCGGATGAACCTTTTGACCCATTTGAACTCTCTCCTATTAATTCTGCTCGGCAACTTTAACCGTGATGTGACAAGATCTTTTTAAGATCCGGTCTGCACGGCCTTTAGCACGCGGACGAATACGTTTCATAGTCATGCCTTCATCAACGAAGACAGTAGAGACGTTTAGTTCGTCAACATCTGCACCATTATTGTGTTCAGCGTTTGCAACTGCAGACTCAAGAACTTTCTTTACTAAGTCAGCACCCTTTTTAGGGCTAAACGTTAGAATGTCTAAAGCTTCAGCAACCGACTTACCACGGATTAAATCCGCAATAAGACGACCTTTCTGAGCAGACAGACGCGCACCGCGCATTACAGCTTGTGTTTCCATCATATCTACCCCTTACCTAGCTTTCTTGTCCGCAGCATGGCCTTTATAAGTACGAGTAAGTGCAAACTCACCCAACTTGTGTCCAACCATATCTTCGGTTACAAACACAGGCACATGTTGACGGCCATTATGGACTGCAAAGGTCAACCCAACAAATTCTGGGAAGATTGTGGAGCGACGAGACCAAGTTTTGATAGGTCGCTTTTCGCCCGCTTCCAGTGCAGCCTCTACCTTTTTCATCAAGTGCAGGTCTACAAATGGACCTTTCTTAAGTGAACGTGGCACAGCCTTTTCCTCTTAAATTAAATTACTTAGAACGA from Reinekea marina includes the following:
- the rplV gene encoding 50S ribosomal protein L22; translated protein: METQAVMRGARLSAQKGRLIADLIRGKSVAEALDILTFSPKKGADLVKKVLESAVANAEHNNGADVDELNVSTVFVDEGMTMKRIRPRAKGRADRILKRSCHITVKVAEQN
- the rplP gene encoding 50S ribosomal protein L16, whose protein sequence is MLMPKRTKFRKMMKGRNRGLALRGSKVSFGEYALKATGRGRITARQIEAARRAMTRHIKRGGKIWIRVFPDKPITQKPLEVRQGKGKGNVEYWVCQIQPGKVLYEMEGVSEEIAREAFALAAAKIPIATTFVKRQVM
- the rpsS gene encoding 30S ribosomal protein S19; protein product: MPRSLKKGPFVDLHLMKKVEAALEAGEKRPIKTWSRRSTIFPEFVGLTFAVHNGRQHVPVFVTEDMVGHKLGEFALTRTYKGHAADKKAR
- the rpsC gene encoding 30S ribosomal protein S3, yielding MGQKVHPTGIRLGITKDHNSVWYAGSDTYSKKLLNDIEVRSFLEKKLEKASVSKIVIERPAQNAKISIHTARPGIVIGKKGEDVEVLRQELTAMMGIPVHINIEEIRKPDLDSKLVAHSIAGQLERRVMFRRAMKRVMQNAMRGGAQGIRVQVSGRLGGAEIARAEWYMEGRVPLHTLRADIDYATAEANTTYGIIGIKVWIFKGEVLGGIEEVRANAKAKAAPKKNAKR